Within the Streptosporangium album genome, the region CGGTGTGGGAGGCGCTGTCGGTGTGGCTGCCGGGGGTGAAGCGGTGACGGGGACTACAGCGGACACCCGGCGGATCGTGGCGGTGCGCAGCGCTGGCCGCGTCCTGGCGGTCGTCTCCGGCGACGGCCTGATCGCGGCGTGGCCGCAGGTCGCGCCGCATGTCCCCGGCGCCTGCGGCGACCCGCTGCAGGAGGGCGGTCATTCCACCGTTGCGGGGGTGGTCGTGCGGGACGACGCTGGAGGACCCGGCGGCTGCCGCCCGGGCGGTGTTCACCGCCGTCCCGGACGCTGAGATCGACGCGCGGGCCGCGCAGACGCTGCGGGAACTGCACGACAGCGGGCTGGTGTGCGTGCTGGCGTGCGACACCCAGCGCCCGGAGAGTGTGCGCCGCCGTACGCTGCGGGACTCGGGCATCGCCGACTGCTTCGACGCTCTGGTGCTGTCCAGCACGGTGGGCGTCCGTAAACCTGCCGCGCGGTTCTACGCCGCCGTGATCGAAGCCGCTGGCCGCCCCGCGGCGGAGATCCTGTTCGTCGGGGACACCCCGGCGAAGGACGCCGTCGGCCCGCGCACCCATGGTATGCGTGCCGCGCTGATCAGCGCTGAAGGCCGCCCGGCCGGGTTGGACCCGGCTATCGGTGTGATCTCCCACCTGGCTGAGCTGCCCGCCTACCTGGAGGGCCTCCATGAGCGTTGAGGCTGCTCGCCCGCTGGCGTGCCGGTATGCGGGGCCGCGGATCCGCCTGACCGGCGGGCAAGCCCACCTGCAGCCCGCCTCAGCGGTCCCGGCGGGCATGTTGCGGGCACGGTTCAGCGTGCTCAGCCCCGGCACTGAGCGCCGCCACCTGCACGCCACCGAAGGCCCTGATGGTTCCCGCGACGCCGGCTACATGACGCTCGGCGGTGACCATTCCGCCGGGTGGGTGCTGGCTGCGGTTCCGCGCGGCGCGTCGTTCGACGTCTCCAGCGGCGGCACGGTCACCGCGCCGCCCGGCACCCGCGTGCAGGCGGCGGCGGTGGCGCGTTTCCAGCAGATGGCGGTCCTGGGTCTGGACCGGTTGCCTGTCCGCGCCTCGCTGGATGACGTCGTGGTGGTCGGCTCCGGGCCTGTCGCGTTGGGCTGCGCCCTGGAGTTGCGCCGCCGAGGCGCCTGCCGGGTGCGGGTGTTGACGTCCCGGCCGCAGGCGCCGATCAGCCTTGTACCCGGAGTGGAGTGCGTCACGACGGTGGAGCGGGGCAGCGCCGGCCTGGTCGTGGACGCGGTCGGCGCTCCGCGGCAAGCCGCGCGGCTCCTCACGCTGGGCGGCCTGCTCGGCCTGCTCGGCACACCCGACCCGGGGTCGGTCCTGCCGCCGCTGTCGCTGCACCGGGCCGGATGGACGGTCGTCGGCATACATGAGCTCATCGCGGTGGCGACCCCCCGATACCGGGACGCCTACACCGCGTCGGCGGCCTGGCTGAACCGCCTCGCCCCGGACCTGGTCGACGCCTGGTGCCGGATCGTGCCCGGTGAGCTCGCAACGGGCCTGTACGCGTGCCTGGGCGGGCCTCGCCCCGCCGAACCTGTTGTGATCTTCTCGTGGGAGTCGTCGTGATCACCCCGATCGGTTTGTACAGCATCTCGGTGCGTGGCCTGGAGGTGCCGGGCCTGCTGGGCTGGGCCGCGTCGTACGGTGTGCCGTTCGTGCACCTGCGCGGCGGGCCTCGCGGCGTCGACCTGGCTGCCCAGTCCACGAAGGTCGTGTGGCAGTGGCGCAAAGCGGCTGTGGACACGGGGGTGCCGATCACCGGGGTCACCGCGGACGCGGACCTCGCGGACCTGCTGACCGACGATGTCTCCGCCCGCGCCCGGGCAGCCCAGAAGGTGGTTCGCCTCGCTGAGTCCGCGGCTCTCCTCGGCGCCGAATGGGTGCGGCTGCTGGCCCGCACCCCTTTGACCGGGCGGGAACCGGCCGGCGCGGCACGTCTGCCCGTGCTGGCGAACAGCGCGGTGCCGCTGCTGGTGGAACTGCACCACCCAGGGTGGATGGAGCCGGACGCCTTCGTGCCGCTGGTCGAGTTGGTCGACGCCTGCCCGGCGGTGTGGCTGCTGGCTGATACGGCGCAGCTCGCCGCCGCCATCCCCGCAGGCTCCAGGGCCCCCGCCTGGTTGGGGTGCGTCCTCGACCAGGCCAAAGCGGTGCACCTGTCCGACACGGGCGCCGGACTGGACACGGCCGGGCATGCCCTGGTCGCCTCGCCGGCTGCCGCCCGGATCGACGCCGGGCAGCGCCTGGAGGTCGCCCTGGAGTGGACCGGAGCCGACCGTAGCCCGTCCGCGTGTCTGGCCCGCCCCACCCAACCGGGGGTGATCAACGTACACCGGCTGAAGCGCCTGTACCGGGGCCCGGACGGGGAACGCACGCTCACCGCCGCGAAAAACCTGGTGGAGCGGCTGGCAGGGTTGCGCGACGGCGGGTGGCGGATCGTGTGGACGGTGCATAA harbors:
- a CDS encoding HAD family hydrolase, which translates into the protein MFTAVPDAEIDARAAQTLRELHDSGLVCVLACDTQRPESVRRRTLRDSGIADCFDALVLSSTVGVRKPAARFYAAVIEAAGRPAAEILFVGDTPAKDAVGPRTHGMRAALISAEGRPAGLDPAIGVISHLAELPAYLEGLHER
- a CDS encoding TIM barrel protein, which translates into the protein MGVVVITPIGLYSISVRGLEVPGLLGWAASYGVPFVHLRGGPRGVDLAAQSTKVVWQWRKAAVDTGVPITGVTADADLADLLTDDVSARARAAQKVVRLAESAALLGAEWVRLLARTPLTGREPAGAARLPVLANSAVPLLVELHHPGWMEPDAFVPLVELVDACPAVWLLADTAQLAAAIPAGSRAPAWLGCVLDQAKAVHLSDTGAGLDTAGHALVASPAAARIDAGQRLEVALEWTGADRSPSACLARPTQPGVINVHRLKRLYRGPDGERTLTAAKNLVERLAGLRDGGWRIVWTVHNLLPIDGGPPSSADWHAALGVLGVADTVLTHTCSDAVYLSRLTKAPVIVAGWSGLSAPTTFGPEPEAVGDLTGWLRAAPYTVLVVGNLTAYKDLPAVVGAFTGHTRHARLLVAGPCRDETLAAELEAAAQPGGGRARVYPHRIPPEHVYGLYRAADAALCPYRVDGPWEFFTQVLYPGSVGTALAFGPPGHRPGPARHR